In Candidatus Contubernalis alkalaceticus, the genomic window CTGGAAAATATTATTTTTACCAGCGTTCATTTGAAAGAACGTTTTCTTAAGTCCTTTATCTTCAATTCTTTAAGTCTTTTGGACAAAAAAGAAAGCTCTAAATTTGCTGTAGAAATGGTAAACTATTTGGATATTCGCTGTAGAAGTGTTGATCAGAAAGTAAAATTATTAAGTGGAGGTAATCAACAGAAGGTATGCCTGGCCAGGGCGTTATCCATGGAACCTCAAATATTATTTATATCAGAACCTACTCGGGGGGTTGATGTAGGGGCGAAAGAAATTATTTTGGAAACCATTTTAAATATAAATAAAGAAACGGGTGCTACCATTGTAATCGCCTCTAGTGAACTGGGGGAACTTAAGCGTATTTGTGACAGAATTGTAGTCATGTATGAGGGTCGGGTGTCTAATATCTTTTCCCCTGATCAGGACGAGGTCCAATTTGCATTGGCTTTTTCCGGAGAGAAGGTGGTTCCCGGATGAATAATATGAGAACAAATTTGTTAAATAATATTCCCCAACTATTTATAAGTACTTTTCTGGTGGTGATGGTGATTGTTGCGGGATTTATAGATATCCCCGTTGGTGGTTTAATCAGTGATTCGTTAGTTCGGCTGGTAATGAACGGAGTGCTGGTGCTGTCTATGGTACCCATGCTTAATGCCGGACTGGGCATTAACTATGGTTTGCCGGTGGGTATTGTTGCCGGTCTCTTAGGAATGAGCATCGCAGTTAATTTTAATTTTTTTGGTATTTTCGGGTTTTTGGGGTCCATTATTATATCACTGCCTATTGCTGTATTATTTGGTATGTTATATGCAAAAATTTTAGAAGCAGTTAAGGGAAGGGAAGAAATAGCCGGCATTTTTATTGGCTTTTCGTTGATTTATTTGATGAGTTTCTTTTGGGCTGTAGCGCCCTTTACGAACCCTCAGATGCTGTATCCCATAGGTGGTCAGGGTATGCGACCTACCATTGGCCTGAGTAACTTTTTTGGAAAATCATTGAATGAGCTGTGGCTTCTCAATATTAGAAGTTTAACTCTTCCCTTGGGAATGTTGATTTTTTTTGTTCTTCTTTGTCTATTGGTTTATTTATTTTTTAAGACCAAAGTAGGGATGGCCATTACAGCCGTAGGGGAAAATGAAACCTTTGCCCGTTTGTCCGGAATTGATATTCGAAAAATGAGGACTCTGGCGGTAATTATTTCTACAGTACTGGGAGCAGCGGGAATTTGTGTATATGCTCAAAGTTACGGTTTCCTGGAACTGTACAATGCTCCGCTTATGATGGCTTTTCCTGCCGCCTCCGCTGTCCTCATCGGAGGAGCCCGGAGAGGGAGAACTACTGTCTTGCAGGTGGTGGCAGGCGCTTTTCTATTTCAGTCTATATATGTGTTCTCCACGCCCCTGGCCAACAGGCTGATGGTGCCGGAGGCTTCAGAAATAATGAGGGTAATGATTACTAACATGGTAATCCTATACGCCCTGCTGTATGAAGGGGGGAGAGCAAAAATTGAAAAAAATTAATACTGTATCCCTTATATTTTTGGTTTTAGCTGTTATAGGCTGGTGTTATTCCGGTTTGAGCTTGAATTTTTTGATGAATGAAATTCTAACCCGTTTTATTAGAAATGGACTAATTGTGCTGGCGCTGCTTCTTCCCATTGCTGCAGGGATGGGGTTAAATTTTGCTGTGGTTATAGGGGCTCTCTGCGCCCAGGTGGGATTTATATTGGTTATCAACTGGCAGGTTTATGGTATGCCCGGACTGTTATTAGCGGTAATGGTATCAACGTTGCTGTCCCTTGTTATGGGTTATTTTATCGGGTTGGGATTAAACCGGGTTCGGGGCAGGGAAATGATAACTACCATTATAATAGGTTTTTTAGGGGTCAGTTTGTATCAATTGATATTCATGGTAGGTTTTGGAACTTTCATAACACCCGGGAATCCAGATATTATCTTGACTAGAGGTATAGGGGTCAGGGATATGGTGGATCTTGCCCCTTTCCGAAATATTATGGAGGATATATGGCTGTTAGAAATTGGGATGATTAAAATATCTGTATTTATGATTCTTTTTATATTATTATTCTGTATGTTAATATCTTATCTTATGAACACCCGGCTGGGGCAGCAGTTTAAAGCGGTGGGAGAAGATAGTGACAGGGCGGAGATGCTGGGCTTAAATGTAAATGCTCTTCGAATTAAGGCTATGATAATATCCACAGTAATTG contains:
- a CDS encoding ABC transporter permease subunit, which produces MNNMRTNLLNNIPQLFISTFLVVMVIVAGFIDIPVGGLISDSLVRLVMNGVLVLSMVPMLNAGLGINYGLPVGIVAGLLGMSIAVNFNFFGIFGFLGSIIISLPIAVLFGMLYAKILEAVKGREEIAGIFIGFSLIYLMSFFWAVAPFTNPQMLYPIGGQGMRPTIGLSNFFGKSLNELWLLNIRSLTLPLGMLIFFVLLCLLVYLFFKTKVGMAITAVGENETFARLSGIDIRKMRTLAVIISTVLGAAGICVYAQSYGFLELYNAPLMMAFPAASAVLIGGARRGRTTVLQVVAGAFLFQSIYVFSTPLANRLMVPEASEIMRVMITNMVILYALLYEGGRAKIEKN
- a CDS encoding ABC transporter permease subunit yields the protein MKKINTVSLIFLVLAVIGWCYSGLSLNFLMNEILTRFIRNGLIVLALLLPIAAGMGLNFAVVIGALCAQVGFILVINWQVYGMPGLLLAVMVSTLLSLVMGYFIGLGLNRVRGREMITTIIIGFLGVSLYQLIFMVGFGTFITPGNPDIILTRGIGVRDMVDLAPFRNIMEDIWLLEIGMIKISVFMILFILLFCMLISYLMNTRLGQQFKAVGEDSDRAEMLGLNVNALRIKAMIISTVIACLGQIFYVQNIGMLGVYSAHKNSEIFSCAALLAGGATIKKASVWNVIFGIFLFHSLIVVSPHAGQKILGNPALGEYFRSFLAYGTIAAALIINIKRDLWKEKKNSATGNFVNSNSICEGLKLTYTKVVHRIYGKTPI